In Deferribacter desulfuricans SSM1, the following are encoded in one genomic region:
- the gspM gene encoding type II secretion system protein GspM, whose translation MKFNANKEKIYILIIIIGLIFIIYNWNISYYKNKTEQLKKETETLKEKYSKVADLIRQTKSSKNLKKVNKSLLVFIQETTNSLNLSDKISSLKPQTTQNNIESVSLRIEQLNLNEIIKVLQYLDQFENISITKLNINKRFDDNTLADLTLEVVKQ comes from the coding sequence ATGAAATTTAATGCCAACAAAGAAAAAATATATATCTTGATTATTATAATTGGCTTGATTTTTATTATTTATAATTGGAACATCTCTTATTACAAAAACAAAACGGAACAATTAAAAAAAGAAACAGAAACTCTCAAAGAAAAATACTCTAAGGTAGCAGATTTAATTCGGCAAACAAAATCCTCAAAAAACCTAAAAAAAGTAAACAAAAGTTTACTAGTCTTTATACAGGAAACAACTAATTCGTTGAACTTATCAGATAAAATAAGCTCTTTAAAACCGCAAACTACACAAAATAATATCGAAAGTGTTAGCTTAAGAATAGAGCAGCTAAATTTAAATGAAATTATTAAAGTGTTACAATATCTTGATCAATTTGAAAACATAAGCATTACAAAACTCAATATAAATAAAAGATTTGATGATAATACTCTTGCAGACTTGACATTAGAAGTAGTAAAACAATGA
- a CDS encoding SDR family oxidoreductase translates to MITGASKGIGLSLAKLLLKKGDTLVLTARTMESSPHLKELEEISNNFYTINADLSKAEDIEKVYNFTKEKIGSIDILVNNAGRGIYAPLGTETAKSIKEILDLNVFAPIYLTNLFAEDLVANKGTIVNIASVAGRKGFAGLSTYCASKWAVVGFAESVRDELHSKGVRVITIEPGLVDTEWGENLPEQFINYKKSVDMLTPDDVANLIAYAVDAPSHVSLNEVLIRPTNQPR, encoded by the coding sequence TTGATTACAGGAGCAAGTAAAGGGATAGGATTGAGTTTAGCAAAATTACTACTTAAAAAAGGGGACACACTGGTTTTAACCGCTAGGACAATGGAAAGTTCCCCTCATCTTAAAGAATTAGAAGAAATTTCTAATAATTTTTACACAATTAACGCAGATTTATCAAAAGCAGAGGATATTGAAAAAGTTTACAACTTCACTAAAGAAAAAATAGGAAGTATTGATATCTTAGTTAATAATGCTGGTAGGGGTATCTATGCACCCTTAGGTACAGAAACAGCTAAATCGATAAAAGAAATTTTAGATTTAAATGTTTTTGCCCCCATTTATTTGACAAACCTTTTTGCAGAAGATTTAGTTGCAAATAAAGGGACTATTGTAAATATAGCTTCTGTTGCAGGTAGAAAAGGTTTTGCAGGATTATCAACCTATTGTGCTTCAAAATGGGCTGTTGTAGGATTTGCTGAAAGTGTAAGAGATGAACTGCACTCAAAAGGTGTCAGAGTAATTACAATAGAGCCAGGGCTTGTTGATACCGAATGGGGTGAAAATTTACCAGAACAGTTTATCAATTATAAAAAATCTGTAGATATGCTTACACCTGATGATGTTGCAAATCTTATAGCTTATGCTGTCGATGCCCCATCACATGTTTCTCTAAATGAAGTATTAATTAGACCAACTAATCAACCTAGATAA